Proteins from a genomic interval of Acinonyx jubatus isolate Ajub_Pintada_27869175 chromosome B4, VMU_Ajub_asm_v1.0, whole genome shotgun sequence:
- the FAIM2 gene encoding protein lifeguard 2 isoform X2: protein MVHTPYHKPSRPRAKQTYHTVTYWRANEGSSSYENGFPAGDHELFTTFSWDDQKVRRVFIRKVYTILLIQLLVTLGVVALFTFCDPVKDYVQANPGWYWASYAVFFATYLTLACCSGPRRHFPWNLILLTIFTLSMAYLTGMLSSYYNTTSVLLCLGITALVCLSVTVFSFQTKFDFTSCQGVIFVLLMTLFFSGLILAILLPFQYVPWLHAVYAALGAGVFTLFLAFDTQLLMGNRRHSLSPEEYIFGALNIYLDIIYIFTFFLQLFGTNRE, encoded by the exons ATGGTTCACACCCCTTACCACAAACCCTCTCGGCCCAGAGCCAAGCAGACCTACCACACCGTGACCTACTGGAGAGCCAATGAAG GCAGCTCTAGCTATGAGAACGGATTCCCCGCCGGAGACCATGAGCTCTTCACCACCTTCAGTTGGGACGACCAGAAAGTTCGCCGAGTCTTCATCAGAAAG GTCTATACAATCCTACTGATCCAGCTGCTGGTGACGTTGGGTGTCGTGGCTCTCTTTACCTTCTG TGACCCCGTTAAGGACTATGTCCAGGCCAACCCAGGATGGTACTGGGCATCCTA TGCTGTATTCTTCGCCACCTATCTGACCCTGGCCTGCTGTTCTGGACCTAG GAGGCATTTCCCCTGGAACCTGATTCTCCTGACCATCTTC ACCCTGTCCATGGCCTACCTCACTGGGATGCTGTCCAG CTACTACAACACGACATCTGTGCTGCTGTGTCTGGGCATCACGGCTCTCGTCTGCCTCTCAGTCACCGTCTTTAGCTTCCAGACTAAG TTTGACTTCACCTCCTGCCAGGGTGTGATCTTCGTGCTGCTCATGACTCTTTTCTTCAGTGGACTCATCCTGGCTATCCTCCTGCCCTTCCAATAC GTGCCCTGGCTCCACGCTGTGTATGCCGCTCTGGGAGCAGGCGTGTTTACGTTG tTCCTGGCATTTGACACCCAGTTGCTGATGGGTAACCGACGCCACTCACTGAGCCCTGAGGAGTATATTTTTGGAGCCCTCAACATTTACCTAGACATCATCTACATCTTCACCTTCTTCCTGCAGCTTTTTGGCACCAACCGGGAATGA
- the FAIM2 gene encoding protein lifeguard 2 isoform X1: MTQGKISVANKAPGTEGQQQANGEKKETPAVPSAPPSYEEATSGEGLKAGAFPPAPSAVPLHPSWAYVDPSSSSYENGFPAGDHELFTTFSWDDQKVRRVFIRKVYTILLIQLLVTLGVVALFTFCDPVKDYVQANPGWYWASYAVFFATYLTLACCSGPRRHFPWNLILLTIFTLSMAYLTGMLSSYYNTTSVLLCLGITALVCLSVTVFSFQTKFDFTSCQGVIFVLLMTLFFSGLILAILLPFQYVPWLHAVYAALGAGVFTLFLAFDTQLLMGNRRHSLSPEEYIFGALNIYLDIIYIFTFFLQLFGTNRE, translated from the exons ATGACACAAGGAAAG ATCTCCGTGGCTAACAAAGCCCCCGGGACAGAGGGGCAGCAGCAGGCCAATGGTGAGAAGAAGGAGACTCCAGCAGTGCCGTCGGCCCCGCCCTCCTATGAGGAGGCCACCTCTGGAGAGGGGTTGAAGGCAGGGGCCTTCCCCCCAGCCCCGTCGGCTGTGCCTCTCCATCCCAGCTGGGCCTATGTGGATCCTA GCAGCTCTAGCTATGAGAACGGATTCCCCGCCGGAGACCATGAGCTCTTCACCACCTTCAGTTGGGACGACCAGAAAGTTCGCCGAGTCTTCATCAGAAAG GTCTATACAATCCTACTGATCCAGCTGCTGGTGACGTTGGGTGTCGTGGCTCTCTTTACCTTCTG TGACCCCGTTAAGGACTATGTCCAGGCCAACCCAGGATGGTACTGGGCATCCTA TGCTGTATTCTTCGCCACCTATCTGACCCTGGCCTGCTGTTCTGGACCTAG GAGGCATTTCCCCTGGAACCTGATTCTCCTGACCATCTTC ACCCTGTCCATGGCCTACCTCACTGGGATGCTGTCCAG CTACTACAACACGACATCTGTGCTGCTGTGTCTGGGCATCACGGCTCTCGTCTGCCTCTCAGTCACCGTCTTTAGCTTCCAGACTAAG TTTGACTTCACCTCCTGCCAGGGTGTGATCTTCGTGCTGCTCATGACTCTTTTCTTCAGTGGACTCATCCTGGCTATCCTCCTGCCCTTCCAATAC GTGCCCTGGCTCCACGCTGTGTATGCCGCTCTGGGAGCAGGCGTGTTTACGTTG tTCCTGGCATTTGACACCCAGTTGCTGATGGGTAACCGACGCCACTCACTGAGCCCTGAGGAGTATATTTTTGGAGCCCTCAACATTTACCTAGACATCATCTACATCTTCACCTTCTTCCTGCAGCTTTTTGGCACCAACCGGGAATGA